A window of Leptotrichia wadei contains these coding sequences:
- the speD gene encoding adenosylmethionine decarboxylase has translation MNELENNKIKLYGFNNLTKTLSFNIYDICYAETEREQKDYIAYIDEQYNSERLTKILIRVAEMIGAQVLNISKQDYEPQGASVNVLIAEERISPENIDKSCNRGKSFFEEIGMDENSIKKGGASQDTDTVHAHLDKSHITVHTFPEYHPDNSISTFRVDIDIATCGEISPLNTLNYLIDSFDSDIITIDYRIRGFTRDISGKKFFTDHNITSIQDYIEPEKLKIYDAIDVNVYQSNIFHTKMLIKEIRLQNYLFNQDVYEIAPKKRLEITDRLRKEMIEIYSGMNIY, from the coding sequence ATGAATGAATTGGAAAATAATAAAATTAAGCTGTATGGATTTAATAATTTAACAAAAACGTTAAGCTTTAATATTTATGATATTTGCTATGCGGAAACAGAGAGGGAGCAGAAGGACTATATTGCATACATTGATGAGCAATATAATTCAGAAAGACTTACAAAAATACTTATTCGTGTGGCAGAAATGATTGGAGCACAAGTTTTGAACATATCAAAACAGGATTACGAGCCACAAGGAGCCTCTGTAAATGTTTTAATTGCAGAAGAAAGAATAAGTCCAGAAAATATCGATAAATCTTGTAATAGAGGAAAGTCATTTTTTGAGGAAATTGGAATGGATGAAAACAGTATAAAAAAAGGTGGGGCAAGTCAGGATACTGATACAGTTCATGCTCATTTGGATAAAAGCCATATAACAGTGCATACTTTCCCAGAATACCATCCAGATAATTCAATTTCCACTTTTAGAGTGGATATTGATATTGCAACTTGTGGAGAAATCTCGCCATTAAATACGTTAAACTATCTGATAGACAGCTTTGATTCTGATATAATTACAATTGATTACAGAATACGTGGATTTACAAGAGATATTTCAGGAAAGAAATTTTTTACAGATCATAATATAACTTCTATTCAAGATTATATTGAGCCTGAAAAATTAAAAATATACGATGCAATTGACGTAAATGTATATCAGTCTAATATTTTCCATACAAAAATGCTAATAAAGGAAATCAGATTACAAAATTATCTATTCAATCAAGATGTTTATGAAATCGCACCTAAAAAAAGGCTGGAAATTACGGATAGACTTAGGAAGGAAATGATTGAAATTTATAGTGGAATGAATATATATTAA